In Bufo gargarizans isolate SCDJY-AF-19 chromosome 6, ASM1485885v1, whole genome shotgun sequence, a single genomic region encodes these proteins:
- the LOC122941959 gene encoding uncharacterized protein LOC122941959, with product MGSMSSALTHSISQSLIAHPSTANQGPALPPVSIATASRTLQTDGPTPSQDYALRLRKRACTRQAEKTRAWKTARSLPEPVSDSDRESEEEAHDDLIYDLEEELADVAVDPAGSGVTTLNLCPPETALEHQGTSVDLLKDPSGEPLFNPDELHHPRSAEWMPATHWAQYLEARIRNPLSKESRNKLRAECPRPLIPHKVCETPSVDPKMVQFLAKMGFNPRKGLDSALKAVQDKLLDITGPLAKIFDMAESAKAAGSQVDPEELRGWAQRAICVAGNVNASLAIE from the coding sequence ATGGGTTCCATGTCATCTGCATTAACCCATTCCATTTCTCAGTCCCTCATAGCTCACCCTAGCACCGCTAACCAGGGCCCAGCTCTCCCGCCAGTATCTATAGCTACTGCCTCCAGAACACTTCAGACTGATGGGCCTACCCCATCCCAGGATTACGCGCTTCGTCTGCGTAAAAGAGCTTGCACCCGCCAGGCGGAAAAAACACGGGCATGGAAGACAGCCAGGTCTTTACCTGAGCCAGTGTCAGACTCTGATAGagagtcagaggaggaggcgCATGATGATTTGATTTATGATTTAGAGGAGGAATTGGCAGATGTGGCTGTGGACCCTGCGGGGTCAGGTGTTACAACACTTAATTTATGCCCTCCTGAGACCGCATTAGAGCACCAGGGGACATCGGTGGATCTCTTAAAAGATCCTTCCGGAGAACCGTTATTTAATCCAGATGAACTGCACCATCCCCGCTCTGCGGAATGGATGCCCGCCACTCATTGGGCGCAATATCTAGAAGCACGTATACGCAATCCTCTAAGCAAGGAGTCGCGTAATAAACTGCGGGCGGAGTGCCCTCGACCCTTAATTCCACACAAGGTGTGTGAAACCCCCTCGGTGGACCCTAAAATGGTCCAATTTTTAGCAAAAATGGGCTTTAACCCCCGCAAAGGGCTGGACTCTGCTCTAAAGGCAGTCCAGGATAAATTACTTGACATTACAGGTCCCTTAGCCAAAATATTTGACATGGCTGAGTCCGCTAAGGCGGCAGGTAGCCAAGTGGACCCGGAGGAGCTTAGGGGTTGGGCCCAAAGGGCCATTTGTGTGGCTGGAAATGTAAATGCCTCACTCGCCATAGAATGA